GGGATCGGCGCGTTGTAGGCCGTCGCCAGCCCCATCCCCAGCACCTTGCGGGTGTCCGCGGGATCGATGATGCCGTCGTCCCAGATCCGCGCCGTCGAGAAATAAGCGCTGCTTTCGGCGGCGTACTTCTCGAGGGTCGGCGCCATGAACTTCGCCTCTTCCGCCGCCGTCATCGGCGGCTGGCCCTTTTCGGCCAGCTGGTCCTTCTTCACGGTGAGCAGGACGTTGGCCGCCTGCTCGCCGCCCATCACGCTGATCCGCGCGTTGGGCCACATCCATAGTTGCCGCGGGCCGTAGGCGCGGCCGCACATGCCGTAGTTGCCCGCCCCGTAGGAGCCGCCGATCACGACGGTGAACTTGGGCACCCGGGCGTTGGAGACGGCCATGACCATCTTGGCGCCGTCTTTGGCGATGCCGCCGTTTTCGTAGGCCTTGCCGACCATGAAGCCGGTGATGTTCTGCAAAAACAAGAGCGGGATGCGGCGCTGGGCGCAGAGCTCGATGAAGTGCGCGCCCTTCTGCGCGCTTTCGGAAAAGAGGATCCCGTTGTTGGCGACGATGCCCACCGGCATGCCGAAGATCCGCGCGAAGCCGCAGACCAAGGTGGCGCCGTAGAGCTTTTTGAATTCATGGAAGGCCGAGCCGTCGACCAACCGCGCGATCACCTCGCAGACGTCGAAGCCCTTCTTGGGATCCAACGGGACGATGCCGTAGAGCTCCTCGGGCGAATACAGCGGATCCTGGGGCTTGTGAAACTCGTAGGCCGTCTTGGCCGGGCGGTTGAGGTGGGCGAGGATGTCGCGGGCGATCTCTAGGGCGTGCTCGTCGTCCTCGGCGAAGTGGTCGGTGACGCCCGACTTGCGGCAGTGAACGTCGGCGCCGCCCAGCTCTTCGGCCGTGACGACCTCGCCGGTGGCGGCCTTCACCAGCGGCGGCCCGCCGAGGAAGATCGTCCCGTTGCCCTTGACGATGATGGTCTCGTCGCTCATCGCCGGCATGTAGGCGCCGCCCGCGGTGCAACTGCCCATAACGGCGGCAATCTGCGGGATGCCGGCGGCCGACATCTGGGCCTGGTTGTAGAAGATGCGCCCGAAATGCTCTTTGTCGGGAAAGACCTCGGACTGCAGCGGCAGAAAGGCCCCGCCCGAGTCGACCAGGTAGACGCAGGGCAGGCCGTTTTCGGCGGCGATCTCTTGGGCGCGCAGGTGCTTCTTGACGGTCATCGGGTAGTAGGTGCCGCCCTTCACCGTCGCGTCGTTGGCGATCACCAAGATCTCGCGGCCGTGGGCCAGACCGATGCCGGTCACGATGCCCGCGCCGGGCGCCTCGCCGCCGTACATCTCGTGGGCGGCCAGGGTGGAGAATTCTAAAAAGGGGGAATCGGGGTCGAGCAGCCGCTCGATGCGCTCGCGGGCGAGCAACTTGCCGCGCTTGCGGTGCTTGGCGACGGCCTCGTCGCCGCCGCCCCGCTTGACGAGGGCGATGCGCTCGCGCAGCTCCTTGGCAAGCCCCCGATGGTGGTCGGAATTTGCTTGAAAGTCGGCGGAGCCTGGATCTAGGGAGCTAGCCAGTATTTCGACGCTCATGGGACCTCCTTAACCAGGGCCCGGCGCGGTTTCAACGGAATTTTCACAATTCTTGCAGGTACTCCCCATGTCCCTCCTCCTCTTCGAACAGCAGGGCCCCGTCGGCAAATTGACCCTGAACAATCCCCAGGAGCTCAATGCCATGACGCCCGAGATGGGCGACGCCATCGCGGCGATGGTGCCGAAGCTCAACGCCAATCCCGACCTGCGGGTCGTCCTGATCACGGGGGCGGGCCGGGCCTTCTCGGCGGGCGGCAATCTGCAGTTCATCCTCGACCACACGGCGCGGGACTTCGACACGAACAAGCGGGAGATGATCGAGTTCTACTCCAAGTTTCTGCGGCTGCGGGACATCGAGGTCCCGACCCTCGCGGTGCTGAACGGCCACGCCATCGGCGCGGGCTTCCTGATCGCCCTGGCCTGCGACCTGCGCTACGCTGCCGCCGAGGCCAAGCTGGCCGCCAACTTCGCCAAGCTGGGCCTAAGCAGCGGGATGGGCGGGCTTTACTGGCTGACCAAGCTGGCCGGGCCGGCCGTCGCGGCCGAGCTGCTCTTCACCGCCCGCACCTTCGACACCGCCGAGGCCCAGCGCCTGGGCCTGGTCAACGGCGTCGCGCCCGCGGCGGAGCTGGACGCCAAGGTGAAGGAAGTCGTCGACCTCATCGTCGCCAACGCGCCGCTCGCCCTCAAGATCATGAAGAAGGGCGTGCAGCGGGCGGTCACCGCGACCCTCGAAGAGGTCTTCGACTACGAGTCCGCCGGTCAGGCGAAGAGCTTCGCCACGCAGGACCTGCAAGAGGGGATTCGGGCGATTCAGGAGAAGCGGGCGCCGAGGTTTCGGGGGGACTAACACCTCGAATTTCGAATGCGATCATCCCATGCGGCCCTCGGAGCGGGGGATCGAAATTCGCATGCGAAAATCGAAATTGGAGGTGGCCGAAATTCAGATCGCTTCGGTCTTGGGCTTCACGTTCTTTTTGACCCACTCGATGATGTCTTGGGTGGAGGAGCCGGGGGTGAAGATCTCGGCCACGCCCTGGGCCTTGAGCTCCTTGATGTCGTCGTCGGGGACGATGCCGCCGCCGAAGACGAGGACGTCGCTCATCCCCTTCTCTTTCATCAGGCGGATCACCTCGGGAAAGACGTAATTGTGGGCGCCGGAGAGGATGGAAAGGCTGACCGCGTCGACGTCCTCTTGGATGGCCGTGTTGACGATCATCTCGGGGGTCTGGTGGAGGCCGGTATAGATGACCTCGAAGCCGGCGTCGCGGAAGGCCCGGGCGATGACCTTGGCGCCGCGGTCGTGGCCGTCGAGGCCCGGTTTGCCGACTAGGATGCGAAGTTTTCTCTCGGTAGCCATAAGACCTTCCTCTGGTGGCGAAACTTGGCATCGCCCCTACAAAATTCCCCCTCCCCTGTCAAACCCGGCGCTTGGGGCCGACCCAGGCCTCGACCTCGGGGGTATAGTGGTCCGCGTCCCGGTACACGACGATGGGCGGCTCCACCTTCAGCTCGCGCTCCATCGAGCGGACGGCCTCGACCATCACCAGGGTGGCCGGACGGTCCCGATAAGGGTGGATGAAACCCATCCGCTGCACCTTGAGCTTGGCGCGGTTCAGCTCGACGATCAGCTCTTCCAGCCGAATCGGCGGGTACATCAGGCAAAAGCGCCCGGAAGGTTTCATTAAATACCCCGCGGCCTTGATGAGGTCGGACATCGTCCCCTCGATCTCGTGCTTGGCGATGGCCTTGCTTAAATCCGGCGGCGCCTTGCCGCTGAAGGCCTTGCGGTAGGGCGGGTTGCTGATCACCACGTGAAAGCCGTGCGGCTTGAGGAAGGACTTCACCCGCTTCCAATTCTCGTGAAAGACCTCCAGCCGGCTCTTCACGCCCAATACCTCGGCGTTCTTCAGGGCCAGCTCGGCCAGCTCGCGCTGCACCTCGATGGCGACGGCCTTTTCGACCTTTCGCCGGGTCAGGGCCCAGAGGGCCAAGATGCCGACCCCCGAGCCCAGGTCGCAGAGCCGGTCCGTCGGCCGCAGGTCCGCGAAGCGGGCCAAAAGCAGCGAATCGATGCCGTAGCGATAGCCTTTTTTGGGCTGGTAAAGCGGGATAAAATCGGTTTTACCTGGGGGCGCCATGCGTGAGGATGGCGATAGCAGAGGACCCCGCGGAAGGAAAGCCCATGCTGAGCGATGAAGAATTCGAGGCCGTCGTCGACGAGGCCCTCGACGAAATTCCCGAAGAATTGGCCGAAAAGATCGAAAACGTCGATATTTTCATCGAGGACTACCCCAGCCCCGAGGTCCAGGCCGAGATGGGCGTCGGGCGCCGCGGGCTGCTGGGCTTCTACCAGGGCGTGCCGCAGAACCACCGCGGCCCCTACTACGCCAACACCCTTCCTGACCGCATCTACCTCTATAAAAAGAACATCGAAGCGATCTCCCCCACCCGCGAGCGGATGAAGGAAGAGATCCAACGCACCGTCCTGCACGAGCTGGGGCACTACTTCGGCATCGACGACAAGCGGCTGCGGGAATTGGGATTCTGATGTTCGCCCTGCTCTCCGACATGTTTAAGCGCGGGCACCCGGCCGACATCGCCTTCTTCGTGGTGGGAGGCTGGCTGCTGGCGCTCTTCCTCGCCGTGATGATCGCCCAGCTCGTTCGCCGCCTGCGACGCAAGGACAAGGCCCCCCATCCCGAACCTTAAGACGGCTTCCAGTGCAAGGGCTTGCGGATCAGCGCGAGTGCGAAGTGGACGAAGGCGAACTTGCTCAGCTCCCCCGCCCGGCCCGCCAGGGCCTCGAGGATCTCCCGCTGCGTCGTCATCGCCAGACCCCGGTGGCGCATGGTCTGCAACAGCAGCGGCATCACCTCGACCATCTTGCCCGACTGGACGCCGCCTCGCTCGAAGACCTCCCAGAGGGTCTCATAAATGTAATTGGGTCGCCAGCCGAATTTCTGCATCGCGTCCAAGAGGCCCGGCAGGAATTCCATCGCCACCGGGCTCTGCTCGCCCGCGCGGTCCAGCAGGCGCGTCAGGAAGCGGCTTTGGGTCGCGGTGTTCCAATCCAGCTCGGACATCATCTCGAGGGCGACGGGCAGGTGGTCCTCCAGCATCCACGAGACCTGCAGGTCGTTGGGCGCCCGGTCGGCGATCATCAGCAGGACGCGCGCCTGCTGGGCGTAGGTCCATTCGTGCTGGCCCATGAAACGCAGGGCGGCGGGCAGGTGGGAGAGGATGTTGCCGATCTTGTGGTCCGCGTGACGGATCAAGAGCTGCAAGAGGTCCGACTGCTCGTGATGGGTCCATTCGCTCTCGCGCATGGCCCGCAGGGCCCCGGGCAGGTTCGCGTAGACCCGGTCGGCGTTCGGTCCGGCCATCTCCGCCAGGGAGTAAAGCAGTTCGAACTTCGCGTCGTGGGGCC
This region of Deltaproteobacteria bacterium PRO3 genomic DNA includes:
- a CDS encoding cobalamin B12-binding domain-containing protein; protein product: MATERKLRILVGKPGLDGHDRGAKVIARAFRDAGFEVIYTGLHQTPEMIVNTAIQEDVDAVSLSILSGAHNYVFPEVIRLMKEKGMSDVLVFGGGIVPDDDIKELKAQGVAEIFTPGSSTQDIIEWVKKNVKPKTEAI
- a CDS encoding methyltransferase → MAPPGKTDFIPLYQPKKGYRYGIDSLLLARFADLRPTDRLCDLGSGVGILALWALTRRKVEKAVAIEVQRELAELALKNAEVLGVKSRLEVFHENWKRVKSFLKPHGFHVVISNPPYRKAFSGKAPPDLSKAIAKHEIEGTMSDLIKAAGYLMKPSGRFCLMYPPIRLEELIVELNRAKLKVQRMGFIHPYRDRPATLVMVEAVRSMERELKVEPPIVVYRDADHYTPEVEAWVGPKRRV
- a CDS encoding metallopeptidase family protein, whose protein sequence is MLSDEEFEAVVDEALDEIPEELAEKIENVDIFIEDYPSPEVQAEMGVGRRGLLGFYQGVPQNHRGPYYANTLPDRIYLYKKNIEAISPTRERMKEEIQRTVLHELGHYFGIDDKRLRELGF
- a CDS encoding methylcrotonoyl-CoA carboxylase, encoding MSVEILASSLDPGSADFQANSDHHRGLAKELRERIALVKRGGGDEAVAKHRKRGKLLARERIERLLDPDSPFLEFSTLAAHEMYGGEAPGAGIVTGIGLAHGREILVIANDATVKGGTYYPMTVKKHLRAQEIAAENGLPCVYLVDSGGAFLPLQSEVFPDKEHFGRIFYNQAQMSAAGIPQIAAVMGSCTAGGAYMPAMSDETIIVKGNGTIFLGGPPLVKAATGEVVTAEELGGADVHCRKSGVTDHFAEDDEHALEIARDILAHLNRPAKTAYEFHKPQDPLYSPEELYGIVPLDPKKGFDVCEVIARLVDGSAFHEFKKLYGATLVCGFARIFGMPVGIVANNGILFSESAQKGAHFIELCAQRRIPLLFLQNITGFMVGKAYENGGIAKDGAKMVMAVSNARVPKFTVVIGGSYGAGNYGMCGRAYGPRQLWMWPNARISVMGGEQAANVLLTVKKDQLAEKGQPPMTAAEEAKFMAPTLEKYAAESSAYFSTARIWDDGIIDPADTRKVLGMGLATAYNAPIPETRFGVFRM
- a CDS encoding enoyl-CoA hydratase/isomerase family protein, whose product is MSLLLFEQQGPVGKLTLNNPQELNAMTPEMGDAIAAMVPKLNANPDLRVVLITGAGRAFSAGGNLQFILDHTARDFDTNKREMIEFYSKFLRLRDIEVPTLAVLNGHAIGAGFLIALACDLRYAAAEAKLAANFAKLGLSSGMGGLYWLTKLAGPAVAAELLFTARTFDTAEAQRLGLVNGVAPAAELDAKVKEVVDLIVANAPLALKIMKKGVQRAVTATLEEVFDYESAGQAKSFATQDLQEGIRAIQEKRAPRFRGD